A DNA window from Rhizobium jaguaris contains the following coding sequences:
- a CDS encoding glycosyltransferase family 2 protein, whose translation MTLKILPNDDLEREISPGAHPNLWKSLGDDPAFEIRFAPVRRRLVVAHIAGTDEAIDPKFYVNRGRGFREKDAVTLSAGRRFIITADVGAVGTICSLRADPASFPTTFSFDVAAFSSVKSAEKHISALLDAHGPAERVDLGKLAQYWTKMPKLAFGKRSPSATIQYAEASYRLAADLAASPVSSTAGLWLSVVVPVYNAPSRYLDDLVRSFEAQNEEGTELILSDDGSTSPETLRWYETQRSKDNVRFVLNEKNGGIAAATNAGLLHAHGLWVALLDHDDVIAPHALKVVRHTLERNPNASFLYTDELVVDDTLKPTGLMLKPDYDPVLLTGVNYINHFSIYRRSRLREIGYLRTGYDGSQDYDLLLRYLEGLPGNAILHLPYPAYWWRRNGHTYSRKFMDAATANARRALVERFERQQQPVRVDGALTKTLHRVVFERPENSWPKISIIIPSKDSFDLISRVLKDIFERTDYANFEVLVVDNGSSDKSVLDLYEHYRKTHPQFSASITPEPFNFSRSINRGLSAAKGEHYLILNNDVEIIEPDWLKEMVACLAYEGTGIVGAKLLYPNDKIQHAGVIIGFGGLAGHWYMNKPRDFGGPMNRLHVRNSMTCVTGAVMLISGDCAEAIGTFDEDNFAVAYNDVDYCLRAYKAGFRIIWTPFACLYHHESVSRGSDKSGERKKRFEREKDNLRRLHATQTFDDRAINPAYSRDKSDPKILIATKLHIPSM comes from the coding sequence ATGACACTTAAGATTTTACCCAACGACGATCTTGAACGGGAAATTTCGCCCGGTGCCCATCCCAATCTATGGAAATCGCTTGGCGACGATCCCGCCTTCGAAATTCGGTTCGCCCCTGTCAGGAGAAGGCTCGTCGTCGCTCATATAGCCGGCACCGATGAAGCCATTGACCCGAAGTTCTATGTCAATCGCGGTCGCGGCTTCCGGGAAAAGGATGCGGTCACGCTGTCGGCAGGGCGTCGCTTCATCATCACGGCCGACGTGGGAGCGGTCGGCACCATCTGCTCCCTGCGCGCCGACCCGGCCAGCTTCCCAACCACGTTCAGCTTCGACGTTGCGGCATTTTCTTCAGTGAAATCGGCCGAAAAGCATATTTCAGCGCTGCTGGACGCGCATGGGCCAGCAGAACGCGTCGATCTCGGTAAGCTGGCGCAATACTGGACTAAGATGCCGAAGCTGGCCTTCGGGAAACGTTCGCCGAGCGCGACGATACAATATGCGGAGGCGAGCTATCGGCTTGCCGCCGATCTCGCTGCGTCGCCTGTTTCCTCGACGGCGGGACTATGGCTCAGCGTTGTCGTTCCGGTCTACAACGCGCCGTCTCGATATCTCGACGATCTCGTAAGATCCTTCGAAGCACAAAACGAAGAAGGTACGGAGCTCATCTTGAGCGATGACGGATCGACCTCGCCTGAAACACTGCGGTGGTATGAGACGCAGAGATCGAAAGACAATGTCCGTTTCGTCCTGAACGAAAAGAACGGCGGCATAGCGGCCGCCACCAATGCCGGACTATTGCATGCACACGGTCTGTGGGTCGCTTTGCTGGACCATGACGACGTCATCGCCCCGCATGCCCTCAAAGTCGTGCGGCACACGCTCGAACGGAATCCGAATGCGAGCTTCCTTTATACCGACGAACTGGTTGTTGACGACACGCTGAAGCCCACCGGGCTGATGTTGAAGCCGGACTACGACCCCGTTCTTCTGACGGGCGTCAACTACATCAATCATTTCTCCATCTACCGGCGCAGCCGGCTTCGGGAGATCGGTTATCTTCGCACCGGATATGATGGCTCGCAGGACTATGACCTGCTGCTGCGCTATCTGGAAGGATTGCCCGGCAATGCCATCCTTCACCTGCCCTACCCTGCCTATTGGTGGCGGCGCAATGGCCATACCTATTCGCGAAAATTCATGGATGCCGCGACCGCCAACGCCCGAAGGGCGCTTGTCGAACGATTTGAGCGCCAACAGCAGCCTGTTCGCGTCGACGGCGCACTGACGAAAACTCTGCATCGCGTAGTGTTCGAGCGTCCGGAGAATTCATGGCCGAAGATTTCCATCATTATTCCCAGCAAGGATAGCTTCGACCTGATTTCGCGGGTGCTGAAGGATATCTTCGAGCGAACGGACTATGCCAATTTCGAAGTGCTTGTCGTCGACAACGGCTCTTCGGATAAGTCCGTGCTGGATCTCTACGAGCATTACCGCAAAACGCATCCGCAGTTTTCGGCCTCGATCACGCCGGAGCCCTTCAATTTCTCCCGGTCGATCAACCGCGGTCTGAGTGCCGCCAAGGGTGAGCACTATCTTATCCTCAACAATGACGTCGAGATAATCGAGCCCGATTGGCTGAAGGAGATGGTGGCCTGTCTCGCCTACGAGGGGACCGGCATTGTCGGCGCCAAGCTTCTCTATCCGAACGACAAGATCCAGCATGCCGGCGTCATCATCGGCTTTGGCGGGCTGGCGGGTCATTGGTATATGAACAAGCCTAGGGATTTCGGCGGCCCGATGAACAGGCTGCATGTCCGCAATTCGATGACCTGTGTCACAGGCGCGGTCATGCTTATTTCCGGCGACTGCGCCGAGGCGATCGGCACATTCGATGAGGACAATTTCGCCGTCGCCTACAATGACGTCGACTATTGCCTGCGGGCCTATAAAGCAGGCTTCCGCATCATTTGGACGCCGTTCGCCTGCCTCTACCACCATGAATCGGTTTCACGGGGATCCGACAAATCGGGAGAACGAAAAAAGCGATTTGAGCGAGAGAAGGACAATTTGCGACGGCTGCATGCGACACAGACCTTTGACGACCGGGCGATCAATCCGGCATACAGCCGAGACAAGTCAGACCCTAAGATCTTGATCGCAACGAAGCTGCATATTCCATCGATGTGA
- a CDS encoding ABC transporter ATP-binding protein, protein MIRFKNVSKYFKTQNSKKVILDRVTCEFMSGYSYGLLGVNGAGKSTTMRMIAGTMLANSGKIIKDVRVSWPLGLASGFNPYMTGRANLHFVARAYGEDVRRVSRFVEEFAELGDYINAPVRTYSSGMAARLAFGLSMAIEFDCYLVDEVLAVGDARFQERCRAAFDSRRKYSDIIMISHSMSMIKKHCDKGMVLVDGRLMIFDKVEQAIEAYYRLNR, encoded by the coding sequence ATGATCCGCTTCAAAAACGTATCGAAATACTTCAAGACGCAAAATAGCAAAAAGGTAATCCTGGATCGCGTGACCTGCGAATTCATGTCCGGCTATTCTTACGGCCTGCTCGGCGTGAACGGCGCGGGAAAATCGACGACAATGCGGATGATTGCCGGCACCATGCTGGCAAATTCGGGCAAGATCATCAAAGACGTTCGGGTGTCCTGGCCATTGGGACTGGCCAGCGGCTTCAATCCCTATATGACCGGCCGCGCGAATCTTCACTTTGTTGCCCGCGCCTATGGGGAGGATGTCAGGCGAGTCTCCCGTTTTGTCGAGGAATTCGCTGAACTTGGCGACTATATCAATGCGCCGGTACGCACCTATTCTTCCGGCATGGCCGCCCGATTGGCCTTCGGGCTTTCCATGGCCATCGAATTCGACTGCTATCTTGTCGACGAGGTTCTGGCCGTGGGCGATGCTCGGTTCCAGGAACGCTGTCGCGCCGCATTTGATAGCCGGCGAAAATATTCAGACATCATCATGATCTCCCACAGTATGAGCATGATCAAAAAACATTGCGACAAGGGAATGGTGCTCGTCGACGGCAGACTCATGATTTTCGACAAGGTCGAACAGGCCATCGAAGCGTACTACAGGTTGAACAGATAA
- a CDS encoding capsule biosynthesis protein, with product MLLIIPNAASIYYFTHMASDQYQSETRFTVRSSTPALGKDQLAKVTGLPSAEIIQNTLIVTNFITSKDMVAALQDKVDFRKLYGNPAIDPLARLKQDATSEKMLDYWEDMVSIKTDANSGIVTVKVRAFSATDAQKILREVVTASEAVVNDVNNRMWRDVTTTAQTNLDNAKTQLQKTREQLQLARNQTGVLSVEGSSAILTGLITSVQTDKVNLQQKYDALLGTVSPNAPQMKVLKRQIDSKEKQLEDLNSQVAGQNKSEQNLADVSVDMSQRELEQSLAEQQFAASMRTLEQVQFVSKQQLLYLDTFLAPDLPGEAEYPKRALWICGVLAATLAIWGIVVSLLTSVRNRLG from the coding sequence TTGCTTCTCATTATCCCGAATGCCGCGTCGATCTACTACTTCACACACATGGCCTCGGATCAATACCAGTCCGAAACACGCTTTACCGTCCGGTCATCGACGCCGGCACTCGGCAAGGACCAGCTGGCCAAAGTAACCGGCCTGCCATCGGCGGAGATTATTCAGAATACGCTGATCGTTACCAATTTCATTACCAGCAAGGATATGGTGGCCGCTCTCCAGGACAAGGTCGACTTCCGAAAACTCTACGGAAATCCGGCGATCGACCCGCTTGCGAGGCTGAAGCAGGATGCTACGTCAGAGAAAATGCTCGACTACTGGGAGGATATGGTTTCGATCAAAACCGACGCCAACAGCGGTATCGTGACCGTAAAGGTCCGCGCCTTTTCGGCCACCGACGCGCAAAAGATACTAAGAGAAGTCGTTACGGCTTCCGAAGCCGTTGTCAACGACGTCAACAACCGCATGTGGCGCGATGTCACAACCACCGCTCAAACCAATTTGGACAATGCGAAGACTCAACTGCAGAAAACGCGGGAGCAGCTTCAGCTCGCCCGCAATCAAACCGGCGTCCTCAGCGTCGAAGGATCATCGGCCATTCTCACGGGTTTGATCACGAGCGTGCAGACGGACAAAGTCAACCTTCAGCAGAAATACGACGCGCTGCTCGGAACGGTATCGCCCAATGCGCCACAGATGAAGGTTCTGAAGCGCCAGATCGACAGCAAGGAAAAGCAACTCGAGGATCTGAACAGCCAGGTGGCCGGACAAAACAAATCGGAGCAGAACCTTGCCGACGTGTCGGTCGATATGTCTCAGCGAGAACTGGAGCAAAGCCTGGCCGAACAGCAATTCGCCGCGAGTATGAGAACGCTGGAGCAAGTGCAGTTCGTCAGCAAGCAACAGCTCCTCTATCTCGATACGTTTCTTGCGCCGGACCTGCCGGGTGAAGCGGAATATCCCAAACGGGCGCTCTGGATCTGTGGCGTTTTGGCAGCGACCTTGGCAATTTGGGGCATTGTCGTCAGCCTGCTGACGTCCGTGCGAAATCGTCTAGGCTAA
- a CDS encoding ATP-binding protein codes for MRFDRLSILRYGALTDRTLDFRAGAKLHVIYGPNEAGKSSALSAISDLLFGFPAAAEQDFRHELTSLRVGAAVSSRDGATLAFRRRRGRKNTLLAPDDKETPLAEDALAPFLGNLSRDVFERAFGLDSLRLRQGATAMLHSGGEIGSLLFSAASGLTGLSRLRQSLEGEADGIYAQRRSKDRRFYQALDRHDEARKAERDYELKSGDWKKLLSEAAELEAELERLQDQRRQTRQALDRLQRLKTLQPLLADIDGEMAALVSLADLSAMPDSFADGLEQGLSDKRSAEDELRRAQQLATRTSEELSSIHIDEALLRLSDDITQLFAETGNYRSQRQDLPRVDQELAGFDAALAQLARRLGCADVEQLDKRQPSDADRARLFELVEEGRRLLLQGQGLTEQVDSEHRQLTALEKDSLSGRLIDPRPYIDQLEALAHDLSALARLDGWETQIRRVKTDLQEAAARLRPPVADIEALFTAPLPDSAEIAAHRETIDTIRGSLREASDKARVHDEQLAEIEQALEDAERKGPIVTHEQIATARDARDVLWQSIRHVLADGGLPSDGKTIATFTTSLVEADRLADVALSDAERVSRHADNLLRQARLRQEREAAAKRLQQCEETSVKALATFAALFEPCGITALDPAAMLEWRRAIDGLFRERRALRDLLDERDEAALAEARVSPALKDIADATGYKSGRLPAGAMAEGLRKHLRLLSERWSESRTREGEIVSARDRLTRLGEQQQDIGRRQAVWREAFDRAVPLFGLPEDTTLDMAAAALKAWVELPDVLAEHDNRQRRVSGMRRDMADFERRLATLAATAGYELDHLPPDAAAEALHARVNAVRGEQKKRDRLDEERQQAEAQAIRCGEAVATVMADLARLTADLPEDTDLPALLLRLRERARRNTRLMESRGRFRQQANGDGEDETRAQLAGFERVAAELEIERLTAEDLRQFTAHGELTARLSENQRQRRALETGVSAEYAVFEKLSAEQEAKDLARQWVVLKLAARMLASSMEAYREQQADPVITRAGDLFSLLTGHRFARLVEEHDEKDILQLLAERSGGERVPLEGLSEGTGDQLYLALRLAFLEDYSSCNEPAPLIVDDIFQTFDDDRVSAGLKALAGTAERFQTILFTHEMSLVEIAKREIGQDLDLVRL; via the coding sequence GGCCGAACGAGGCCGGCAAGTCCTCGGCGCTCAGTGCTATTTCCGATTTGCTTTTCGGCTTTCCCGCTGCAGCCGAACAGGACTTCCGGCATGAGCTGACGAGCCTGCGTGTCGGCGCCGCCGTCAGCTCGCGCGATGGTGCGACACTTGCTTTCCGCCGCCGCCGCGGGCGCAAGAACACTTTGCTCGCTCCTGACGACAAGGAGACGCCGCTTGCCGAAGATGCCTTGGCGCCGTTCCTCGGCAATTTGAGCCGCGACGTTTTCGAGCGCGCTTTCGGGCTCGATTCTCTCCGATTGCGGCAGGGAGCGACGGCCATGCTGCACAGCGGCGGAGAGATCGGCAGCCTGCTGTTCTCCGCTGCCTCCGGTCTTACAGGCCTCTCTCGCTTACGGCAGTCTCTTGAGGGCGAAGCGGACGGCATCTACGCGCAGCGGCGGTCGAAGGATCGCCGTTTCTACCAGGCACTCGATCGCCATGACGAGGCGCGCAAGGCCGAACGCGACTATGAGCTCAAATCCGGTGACTGGAAGAAGCTGCTGTCGGAAGCCGCGGAGCTCGAAGCCGAACTGGAACGCCTACAGGACCAGCGCCGGCAGACGCGGCAAGCGCTCGACCGGCTGCAGAGGTTGAAGACGTTGCAGCCGCTCTTGGCCGATATCGACGGCGAGATGGCGGCTCTTGTCAGCCTCGCCGATCTCTCTGCGATGCCGGACAGTTTTGCGGACGGGCTGGAGCAGGGCCTGAGCGACAAGCGTTCCGCCGAGGACGAACTGCGCCGTGCCCAGCAGCTAGCCACGCGCACCAGCGAGGAGCTGTCGTCGATTCACATAGACGAAGCGCTGCTGCGGCTATCGGACGATATCACGCAGCTCTTTGCTGAGACCGGCAACTACCGCAGCCAACGACAGGATCTGCCGCGCGTCGATCAGGAGTTGGCTGGTTTTGACGCGGCACTTGCGCAACTCGCCCGCCGTCTTGGCTGCGCTGATGTCGAGCAGTTGGATAAGCGGCAGCCGAGCGATGCCGACCGCGCCCGCCTTTTCGAACTGGTAGAGGAGGGCAGACGTTTGCTTCTCCAGGGCCAGGGGCTCACGGAGCAAGTAGATAGCGAGCACAGACAATTGACGGCGCTGGAGAAAGACAGTCTCTCAGGCCGCCTGATCGACCCTCGGCCCTATATCGACCAGCTGGAAGCATTGGCCCACGATCTCTCCGCCCTTGCCCGCCTGGATGGGTGGGAGACACAGATCCGCCGCGTCAAAACGGACCTTCAGGAGGCGGCCGCTCGCTTGCGCCCGCCGGTCGCCGATATCGAAGCGCTCTTTACCGCGCCGCTGCCGGATAGCGCCGAGATTGCCGCGCATCGCGAAACGATTGACACCATCCGCGGCAGTCTGCGCGAGGCGTCCGACAAGGCGCGCGTTCATGACGAGCAGTTGGCGGAGATCGAGCAGGCGCTGGAAGATGCCGAGCGCAAGGGTCCGATCGTCACGCATGAACAGATTGCCACCGCACGCGACGCTCGTGATGTCCTATGGCAATCGATCCGCCACGTCTTGGCGGATGGTGGCCTGCCTTCCGATGGCAAGACGATCGCCACCTTCACGACAAGCCTGGTGGAAGCGGATCGCCTTGCCGATGTGGCACTGAGCGATGCAGAGCGGGTTTCGCGTCATGCGGACAATCTGCTGCGGCAGGCGCGGCTGCGGCAGGAGCGTGAGGCTGCCGCGAAGCGACTGCAACAGTGCGAAGAAACATCGGTAAAGGCGCTTGCGACCTTTGCGGCGCTGTTCGAGCCCTGCGGTATCACCGCCCTCGATCCGGCGGCCATGCTGGAATGGCGGCGGGCGATCGACGGGCTATTCCGGGAGCGCCGCGCTCTGCGCGATCTGCTGGACGAGCGGGATGAAGCTGCCCTTGCTGAGGCGCGTGTCTCGCCGGCCCTGAAGGATATCGCCGACGCCACCGGCTATAAAAGCGGCCGGCTGCCGGCGGGTGCGATGGCAGAAGGGCTCCGAAAGCACCTCCGTTTGCTTTCGGAGCGTTGGAGCGAGAGCCGCACGCGCGAAGGTGAGATCGTCTCAGCACGCGATCGGTTGACGCGCCTCGGGGAGCAGCAGCAGGATATCGGGCGGCGTCAGGCCGTTTGGCGCGAAGCCTTCGACAGGGCTGTCCCGCTCTTCGGCCTTCCCGAAGATACAACATTGGATATGGCTGCTGCCGCCTTGAAGGCATGGGTCGAGCTGCCGGATGTTCTGGCGGAGCATGACAACCGCCAGCGTCGCGTCAGCGGCATGCGCCGCGATATGGCCGATTTTGAGCGGCGGCTCGCCACACTCGCCGCAACCGCCGGCTACGAACTCGACCACTTGCCGCCGGACGCCGCGGCCGAGGCGTTGCACGCTCGCGTCAATGCGGTGCGTGGTGAACAGAAGAAACGCGACCGGCTCGACGAAGAACGCCAGCAGGCGGAGGCGCAGGCTATCCGCTGTGGCGAGGCGGTCGCAACTGTCATGGCCGATCTTGCACGTCTGACGGCCGATCTGCCGGAGGATACCGATCTGCCGGCATTGCTCTTGCGCCTGCGCGAGCGTGCCCGGCGGAACACACGGCTGATGGAAAGCCGAGGCCGTTTCCGCCAGCAGGCCAATGGCGACGGCGAGGACGAAACTCGCGCCCAGCTCGCCGGCTTCGAGCGCGTCGCCGCCGAGCTGGAGATCGAGCGGTTGACCGCCGAAGATCTCCGGCAATTCACAGCCCATGGCGAACTCACGGCGCGTCTGTCGGAAAACCAGCGCCAGCGGCGCGCATTGGAGACCGGCGTCAGTGCCGAATACGCCGTCTTCGAAAAGCTCTCCGCCGAGCAGGAAGCCAAGGATCTGGCGCGGCAATGGGTGGTGCTGAAACTCGCGGCACGGATGCTGGCAAGCTCGATGGAGGCCTATCGCGAGCAGCAAGCCGATCCCGTCATCACGCGGGCAGGGGATCTATTCTCGCTGCTGACCGGCCACCGCTTCGCGCGACTGGTCGAGGAACATGACGAGAAGGACATTTTGCAATTGCTGGCGGAGCGCTCGGGCGGCGAGCGCGTGCCGCTGGAGGGCTTGAGCGAGGGCACCGGCGATCAGCTTTATCTCGCCTTGCGGCTCGCCTTTCTCGAGGATTATTCATCCTGCAACGAGCCCGCGCCATTGATCGTCGACGACATCTTCCAGACCTTTGATGACGACCGCGTCAGCGCCGGCCTGAAGGCGCTCGCCGGCACGGCGGAGCGTTTCCAGACCATTCTCTTCACCCATGAAATGAGCCTGGTGGAGATTGCCAAACGGGAGATCGGCCAGGATTTGGACCTCGTCCGCCTGTAA
- a CDS encoding (R)-mandelonitrile lyase gives MEIKPNGSRPTLMAPAEYFTGTVRQEPLMQAQAPARVQVVNVSFDPGARTAWHTHPFGQTLVVTSGKGFAQSWGGEIREINAGDVLWFAPGEKHWHGAGPDTALTHIAIQEMQDGKAADWMEYVTDEQYRG, from the coding sequence GTGGAGATCAAGCCTAACGGATCGCGCCCGACGCTCATGGCGCCGGCCGAATACTTCACCGGTACTGTACGCCAGGAGCCGTTGATGCAGGCGCAGGCACCGGCCCGCGTCCAGGTCGTGAATGTCAGCTTCGATCCGGGCGCCCGCACGGCTTGGCATACGCACCCCTTTGGCCAGACGCTGGTGGTGACATCCGGCAAAGGCTTTGCGCAGAGCTGGGGCGGCGAAATCCGGGAAATCAACGCCGGCGACGTCCTCTGGTTTGCCCCTGGCGAAAAACACTGGCACGGCGCCGGGCCGGATACCGCGTTGACGCATATCGCCATTCAGGAAATGCAAGACGGCAAAGCCGCCGACTGGATGGAATATGTAACCGACGAGCAGTATCGCGGGTAA